One region of Flavobacteriales bacterium genomic DNA includes:
- the folE gene encoding GTP cyclohydrolase I FolE, translating into MSEKRYIQEQGDDHVGTSLETPIKENAFDLSDAEKITQISEHFEKIMDVLGLDLTDDSLAGTPERVAKMFVEEIFSGLNPANEPSTSLFENTYQYNEMLVEKDIELYSYCEHHFVPIIGKVHVAYIPEENVVGLSKINRYVQYFAKRPQVQERLTRQIVAKMQAVLGTENVCCVIEAKHLCVNMRGVKDSKCSTVTAEYGGRFKDPQVKQEFLNHINSTSNLTDNE; encoded by the coding sequence ATGTCAGAAAAGAGATATATACAAGAGCAGGGTGATGATCATGTAGGTACAAGTTTAGAAACGCCTATAAAGGAGAATGCTTTTGATCTGAGTGATGCTGAAAAAATAACACAAATTTCAGAGCACTTTGAAAAAATAATGGATGTTTTAGGGTTGGACTTAACAGACGATAGTTTGGCCGGAACACCAGAGCGTGTAGCAAAAATGTTTGTAGAGGAAATTTTTAGTGGATTAAATCCAGCTAATGAGCCATCTACATCTTTGTTTGAAAATACTTACCAGTATAATGAAATGTTGGTAGAAAAAGATATTGAATTGTATTCATATTGTGAACATCATTTTGTACCGATTATCGGAAAAGTGCATGTTGCATATATTCCTGAAGAAAATGTGGTAGGACTATCTAAAATCAATAGATATGTTCAATATTTTGCGAAAAGACCTCAAGTGCAGGAGCGCTTAACTAGACAAATTGTAGCCAAAATGCAAGCTGTTTTAGGCACGGAAAATGTCTGTTGCGTAATAGAAGCAAAACACTTGTGTGTAAACATGAGGGGAGTAAAAGACTCTAAATGTAGTACCGTAACAGCAGAATATGGAGGACGTTTTAAAGATCCTCAGGTGAAGCAAGAATTTTTAAATCACATTAACAGCACATCGAATTTAACAGACAATGAGTAA
- the cysS gene encoding cysteine--tRNA ligase — protein MSKIDSNQIFIYNSLNGEKEEFKPVSKPNLGIYVCGPTVYSYVHLGNCRTFLSFDNVVRYFKFLGYNVRYVRNITDAGHLVDDAEEGEDKISKKARLEKLEPMEIVQKYTLDFHDVLRKFNALPPSIEPTATGHIVEQINMVKTILDKGLAYEANGSVYFDVKKYNEEGGGYGELSGRNIEDLMAGSRELDGQSEKKNPQDFALWKKASPEHIMRWDSPWGEGFPGWHLECSAMGTKYLGEQFDIHGGGIDLKFPHHECEIAQGKACNGVSPVNYWMHANMLTLNGQKMSKSTGNTLLPHELFSGENNLLEKAYSPMVVRFFMLQAHYRSVLDFSSEALNASEKGFNKLMEAKKALNQLEYKSGTISETEEQKVLDLIAATYANMNDDFNTPKTIAVLFEMVNKINKMITSNAIDLSEKVFDELKATFNGFIEDVFGLISENKNDNGVLDGAIQLLINMRKEAKQNKDYALSDQIRDQLNDLGVQLKDSKEGTTYTIK, from the coding sequence ATGAGTAAAATTGATTCTAACCAGATTTTTATATACAATTCTCTAAATGGAGAGAAAGAAGAATTTAAACCAGTTAGTAAACCCAATTTAGGTATTTATGTATGTGGACCTACAGTTTATAGCTACGTCCATTTAGGAAATTGTCGTACATTTTTGTCTTTCGATAATGTAGTACGTTACTTTAAGTTTTTAGGATACAATGTTCGCTACGTAAGAAATATTACTGATGCTGGTCATTTGGTGGATGATGCTGAAGAAGGTGAAGATAAAATATCTAAAAAAGCTCGTTTGGAAAAATTAGAGCCAATGGAAATCGTTCAAAAATACACCTTGGATTTTCATGATGTATTGCGTAAATTTAATGCGCTTCCTCCAAGTATAGAACCAACTGCAACAGGGCATATTGTTGAGCAAATCAATATGGTGAAAACCATCTTAGACAAAGGTTTAGCCTATGAGGCTAATGGCTCTGTGTATTTTGATGTTAAGAAATACAATGAAGAAGGGGGAGGTTATGGTGAACTTTCTGGAAGAAATATAGAAGATTTAATGGCTGGATCTAGAGAATTAGATGGACAGTCAGAAAAAAAGAATCCTCAAGATTTTGCTTTGTGGAAAAAAGCATCACCTGAACATATTATGCGTTGGGATTCTCCATGGGGAGAAGGTTTTCCTGGTTGGCATTTAGAGTGTTCAGCAATGGGGACCAAATATTTAGGAGAACAGTTCGATATTCATGGTGGAGGTATTGATTTAAAATTTCCGCATCATGAATGTGAAATTGCACAAGGAAAAGCTTGTAATGGAGTTAGTCCAGTAAATTATTGGATGCATGCGAATATGTTGACCTTGAACGGGCAAAAAATGAGCAAGTCGACAGGAAATACACTGTTGCCTCATGAACTGTTTAGTGGAGAGAATAATCTGTTGGAAAAAGCATATTCTCCAATGGTAGTACGATTTTTTATGCTACAAGCTCATTATCGTAGTGTGTTAGATTTTTCTAGTGAGGCTTTAAATGCTTCAGAGAAAGGTTTTAACAAGTTAATGGAGGCGAAGAAAGCTTTGAATCAATTAGAATATAAGTCTGGCACAATTTCTGAAACAGAAGAACAAAAAGTTCTGGATTTAATTGCTGCTACTTATGCGAATATGAATGATGATTTTAATACACCAAAAACAATCGCTGTATTGTTTGAAATGGTCAACAAAATCAACAAAATGATTACAAGTAATGCGATTGATTTGTCAGAAAAAGTATTTGATGAATTAAAAGCTACGTTTAATGGTTTTATTGAAGATGTTTTTGGGTTAATTTCTGAAAATAAAAATGATAATGGAGTATTAGATGGAGCGATCCAATTGTTGATTAATATGCGAAAAGAGGCTAAGCAAAATAAAGATTATGCATTGTCAGATCAAATTCGCGATCAATTAAACGATTTGGGTGTACAGCTAAAAGACAGTAAAGAAGGAACTACATACACAATTAAATAA
- a CDS encoding C1 family peptidase — protein MKAILKQGLVGVFMSASVLALGQEKFETNKEGSEYKFKVIKDLEATDVQNQGRTGTCWSFSSLSFFESEILRLGHGKHNLSEMFIARNAYIGKAENFLRMYGTFTFGPGGAFHDIPWVIRRYGIVPEEVYKGLNYGDTIHRHAEMEAILGATVKELAKKPQNDHLTPVWKKAYTGILDAYLGDLPDNVEDFKFTYEGKEYTPKSYSESLGLNMDDYVSLTSYTHHPFYSQFVLEVQDNWAMQSGYNLPLDEFMQVMEDAIKNGYTFAWGADVSEKGFNYRDALAILPEDESTIKREGRDNKHFSDAGAKKISNAFVTPVKERIVTQEERQIAFDNQETTDDHGMHVTGLVEDQNGTKYFIVKNSWGKSNECDGYFYASFPYARYKTMNILIHKDAINKKLQKKLGIK, from the coding sequence ATGAAAGCAATTTTAAAGCAAGGTTTAGTTGGAGTTTTCATGTCGGCAAGTGTACTAGCACTTGGGCAGGAGAAGTTTGAGACTAATAAGGAAGGAAGTGAGTATAAGTTTAAAGTAATAAAAGACTTAGAAGCCACAGATGTCCAAAACCAAGGAAGAACAGGAACATGTTGGAGTTTTTCTTCATTATCGTTTTTCGAATCAGAAATTTTAAGGTTAGGTCACGGGAAGCATAATCTGTCTGAGATGTTTATTGCTCGTAATGCATACATTGGTAAAGCAGAAAACTTCTTAAGAATGTATGGAACATTTACATTTGGACCAGGTGGTGCATTTCACGATATTCCATGGGTGATTAGAAGATATGGTATTGTTCCAGAAGAAGTTTATAAGGGATTAAATTATGGTGATACCATTCATCGCCATGCAGAAATGGAGGCAATTTTAGGAGCTACTGTAAAAGAATTGGCTAAAAAACCACAAAACGATCACTTAACGCCTGTTTGGAAAAAGGCTTATACAGGTATTTTAGATGCTTATTTAGGAGACTTGCCAGATAATGTAGAGGATTTTAAATTTACTTATGAAGGAAAGGAGTATACACCAAAATCATACTCAGAATCTTTAGGGTTAAACATGGATGATTATGTTTCTTTAACATCGTATACACATCACCCATTTTATTCTCAATTTGTTTTAGAGGTACAAGATAACTGGGCGATGCAATCAGGTTATAACTTGCCTTTAGATGAGTTTATGCAAGTAATGGAAGATGCGATTAAAAATGGTTATACTTTCGCTTGGGGAGCTGATGTCTCTGAAAAAGGATTCAATTATAGAGATGCTTTAGCAATCTTACCTGAAGATGAATCAACAATCAAAAGAGAAGGAAGAGATAATAAGCACTTTAGTGATGCAGGAGCAAAGAAAATTAGTAACGCATTTGTTACTCCTGTAAAAGAGCGTATTGTTACTCAAGAAGAACGTCAGATTGCTTTCGATAACCAAGAAACAACTGATGATCATGGAATGCATGTTACTGGTTTAGTGGAAGACCAAAACGGAACAAAATATTTTATCGTTAAAAACTCTTGGGGAAAAAGTAATGAATGCGATGGATACTTTTACGCATCATTTCCTTATGCTAGATATAAAACAATGAATATCTTAATCCATAAAGATGCAATCAATAAAAAACTACAAAAGAAATTGGGTATAAAATAA
- a CDS encoding right-handed parallel beta-helix repeat-containing protein, which translates to MKKNYMTLSTLLFAGLLFFSSAKAQYSGSYTVGGTAPDFASIQTAADALSNQGISGAVTLNIRDGIYNENVVQNFVSGVSNVNTITYQSESADSSAVKISVASGFNFYTDSVSYINFKNISFQNAASDTMLYMHDVKSVEFLQNNFVGALAYGVYVESGDVNVESINLNSNTFNTEYGFNLSSVNEVSAFELSGNKFNNTMHSLRIDCEGNLNLFTSQNDSVVSVNGSGIYIDAQLDIHNTTINNLYVSSFEDAVWIDSEYDVLNTTVNNSTLLSTADGLHIRGYAGKIGNTNVESTTITVGEDAFDLTSNEAIDSVTVNNSTLYSTSGSGAKIRGYYSGVTNIEVTNTKSYGADGYGMRLESDFLVENAYFYNDSIMSETSKGLYIDGDQKIENITVDHSHFWTDTMNASYALDLYNSDYILNNITITNSSFLGYGGIDLEGNTYSNNVLIDSCTVHATGSNAINTYFDDNVARNWTISNSSFRSDHSSGIRLYGSDAAFHNFHIFNCDVWANSKALYLDSDDDIHNCSVRNSTLTSKNSYVLDVETYDGGLRNFVLDSTICTRLLPGKVAEIESNYLVGDSIWVTNSSFICDSISDNTYGEALDLESDYGDWLNVWVQNNTFKGYDGIKVEADYGGTHNVWIEHNDIIAHNRGVYVDGIGTDCHIQYNTISPNNDTLAKGIEIRGSEGISEGFYIEHNTISSIDQYGIYLNRGHNYYVRNNTLMAPKATGNAQLFYAYNVKKYMEVVANKLYSEHEMYGVHLSNCNFIDADGLIANNFISGTDYSVLIENSSKVNVIHNSTSSPSNIAALRLSYVNEVDAYNNIFSINNGGAGTVYDFWNAYTINLDYNVFEFDTIGNNFSSSDYITNGLAQWSSITGYDTHSFYADPAYVNDTTDLHTDCSGSVLVAGLPVSYVMSDVDGNARSTVPTIGADEILTNENVFASDVAWICDSPIELNAGASSGSVAYLWSTGETSQIIAVNDIGEYTVSVTDACGSYTDTIDVAFNPETVASANSSISFVTASFSNTSINADSYLWNFGDGTTSEAMNPTHVYATTGIYTVTLIAYGNCNNDTLVFEVTPAVVGVEEELEEVVNMVVYPNPVRDLLTVELGQVRGEQIAISIIDISGQILSHKILNATPEELVYTQDVGRLVAGVYFVKVTIDNNRAKIVKLIKS; encoded by the coding sequence ATGAAAAAAAATTACATGACTTTATCCACGTTGTTGTTTGCAGGGTTATTGTTTTTTAGCTCAGCTAAAGCACAGTATTCTGGGAGTTATACAGTGGGAGGAACAGCACCAGATTTTGCGTCAATTCAAACAGCAGCAGATGCTTTGTCAAACCAAGGTATATCTGGAGCAGTAACCTTAAATATTAGAGACGGTATTTATAACGAAAATGTTGTACAAAATTTCGTTTCAGGTGTATCCAATGTGAATACAATAACTTATCAAAGTGAAAGTGCAGATAGCTCAGCAGTTAAAATAAGCGTCGCTTCTGGTTTTAACTTTTATACCGATAGTGTGAGTTATATTAACTTCAAAAATATCTCATTTCAAAATGCTGCATCAGATACAATGTTGTATATGCACGATGTAAAAAGTGTAGAGTTTTTACAGAATAACTTTGTAGGAGCTTTGGCTTATGGTGTTTATGTCGAAAGTGGAGATGTGAATGTTGAGAGTATCAATTTAAATAGTAACACTTTTAATACAGAATACGGTTTTAATCTGTCAAGTGTAAATGAAGTGAGTGCTTTTGAATTGTCAGGGAATAAGTTTAATAATACAATGCACTCTTTACGAATTGATTGTGAGGGGAACCTAAACTTATTTACCAGTCAGAATGATAGTGTTGTGTCTGTAAATGGTAGTGGAATATATATTGATGCACAATTAGATATTCATAACACTACAATAAACAACCTTTATGTGTCAAGTTTTGAAGATGCTGTATGGATTGACTCAGAATACGATGTCTTAAATACTACTGTAAATAACTCAACACTATTATCTACAGCTGATGGACTACATATAAGAGGTTATGCTGGAAAAATAGGAAATACAAATGTTGAAAGCACTACGATTACAGTAGGAGAAGATGCGTTTGATTTAACAAGTAATGAAGCCATTGATAGTGTGACTGTCAATAATTCGACTTTATATTCAACATCAGGAAGCGGAGCTAAAATCAGAGGGTACTATTCTGGTGTAACTAATATAGAAGTAACCAATACAAAATCTTATGGAGCAGATGGTTATGGAATGCGATTAGAAAGTGATTTTTTAGTAGAGAACGCTTATTTTTATAATGATTCAATAATGAGTGAAACCTCAAAAGGTCTTTATATTGATGGAGATCAAAAAATTGAAAATATTACTGTTGATCACTCTCACTTTTGGACTGATACAATGAATGCAAGTTATGCACTAGACCTTTATAATTCTGATTATATTCTAAATAATATTACCATTACTAATTCAAGCTTTTTAGGGTATGGAGGAATCGACCTTGAGGGGAATACTTATAGTAATAATGTTTTAATTGACAGTTGTACAGTGCACGCTACTGGAAGCAATGCCATCAACACTTATTTTGATGATAATGTGGCAAGAAATTGGACGATTTCTAACTCTTCTTTTAGAAGTGATCACTCTTCAGGAATACGATTGTATGGTTCAGATGCAGCATTTCATAATTTCCATATTTTCAACTGTGATGTTTGGGCAAACAGCAAAGCACTTTATCTAGATTCTGATGATGATATTCATAATTGTTCTGTTCGAAACTCAACTTTAACTTCAAAAAATAGTTACGTTTTAGATGTTGAGACCTATGATGGAGGGTTGAGAAATTTTGTGTTGGATTCTACAATTTGTACCCGTTTATTACCAGGAAAGGTAGCAGAAATTGAATCCAACTATTTAGTAGGAGATTCTATTTGGGTAACCAACTCTTCTTTTATTTGTGATAGTATTTCTGACAATACCTATGGAGAAGCATTGGACTTAGAATCAGATTATGGAGATTGGTTAAATGTATGGGTTCAAAATAATACATTTAAAGGATATGACGGGATAAAAGTAGAAGCCGACTATGGAGGAACTCATAACGTATGGATTGAACATAATGATATTATAGCACACAATAGAGGGGTTTATGTAGATGGAATAGGTACAGACTGTCATATTCAGTACAATACAATAAGTCCTAATAATGATACTTTAGCAAAAGGAATAGAAATTAGAGGTAGTGAAGGAATCTCAGAAGGGTTTTATATTGAGCATAATACAATTAGTAGTATAGATCAATATGGAATTTATTTAAATAGAGGACATAACTATTATGTAAGAAATAATACATTAATGGCGCCAAAAGCAACTGGTAATGCGCAATTGTTTTATGCCTATAATGTGAAAAAATATATGGAAGTTGTTGCCAATAAATTATACTCAGAACATGAGATGTATGGAGTACACCTTTCAAATTGTAATTTCATAGATGCTGATGGGTTGATTGCCAACAACTTTATTTCAGGTACAGATTATAGTGTCTTAATCGAGAACTCAAGTAAGGTAAATGTAATTCATAACTCTACGAGTTCACCTTCAAATATAGCTGCTTTAAGATTGTCGTATGTCAATGAGGTAGATGCCTACAATAATATTTTTTCAATCAATAATGGAGGAGCGGGAACAGTTTATGATTTTTGGAATGCTTACACTATTAATTTAGATTACAATGTTTTTGAATTTGATACTATAGGAAATAATTTTTCAAGTTCAGATTATATAACTAATGGATTAGCACAATGGTCTTCAATAACGGGTTATGATACACATTCTTTTTATGCTGATCCAGCCTATGTTAACGATACGACAGATTTACATACTGATTGTAGCGGTTCAGTTTTAGTGGCGGGATTACCAGTGAGTTATGTAATGTCTGATGTAGATGGAAATGCTAGGTCAACAGTTCCAACAATTGGAGCAGATGAAATTTTAACCAATGAAAATGTTTTTGCTTCAGATGTAGCTTGGATATGTGATTCTCCTATAGAATTAAATGCTGGAGCTTCGTCAGGCAGTGTTGCTTATTTATGGAGTACGGGAGAAACAAGTCAAATAATAGCTGTTAATGATATCGGGGAATATACTGTTTCAGTAACAGATGCTTGTGGTTCATATACCGATACAATTGACGTTGCATTTAACCCAGAAACAGTTGCAAGTGCTAATAGTTCAATCTCCTTTGTTACCGCTTCGTTTTCTAATACATCGATTAATGCTGATAGTTATTTATGGAACTTTGGTGACGGTACAACAAGCGAAGCAATGAATCCTACACATGTATATGCAACTACTGGTATTTATACTGTTACATTGATTGCATACGGAAATTGTAATAACGATACCTTAGTATTTGAGGTTACTCCAGCTGTAGTAGGAGTAGAAGAAGAGTTAGAAGAGGTTGTCAATATGGTTGTGTATCCAAATCCAGTTAGAGACCTCTTAACTGTTGAGTTAGGTCAAGTACGTGGAGAGCAAATTGCTATTTCAATTATTGATATTAGTGGACAAATATTAAGTCATAAAATATTAAATGCTACGCCTGAAGAGTTGGTTTATACTCAGGATGTTGGCCGTTTAGTTGCAGGAGTTTATTTTGTTAAGGTAACAATAGATAATAATAGAGCTAAAATAGTTAAGCTGATAAAGAGCTAA